The genomic region TGCGTCCCGGGCGAGCATCCCCTGGCGCTTGGGTTATCGGACAAATCGGAAGATTCTCTAAAGCGGGTCTTAAGAATGGTTAGTGATTGGTAAATGCGTCGCGATAGCCCGCGAGCACGCCCTCGACCATCGCCTGCTGCGAGAAATGCGCGGAGATGCGCTCGCGAAGCGACAAGGCGCGCTGCGCTGTTCCCAGCGGATTGTCGAGCGCGGCCGCGATCGCCTCCGCCATGGCTTCCGCGTTGCTCGGCGCAAACAGAGCCGGGTTCTCCGCGCCGAAAATCTCGGGAATGCCGCCGATCTTGGACGCAATCATCGGTATCCCGGCGGCACCGGCCTCGATCACGACATAGGGCATGGAATCGCCACGCGAGGGAACGACCAGCAGCCGCCCCTTGGAAAAGCCGTAGCGTGCCTTGACGTGACCGATGAAGCGGATGGCGCTGGAGAGGCCGAGCCTCTCGACTTGCGCTTTGAGCGCCGCGGTCTCCTCGCCGTCACCGCCGAGCGTCAGCGTGACCTTCTTACCGCCCTCGTGCAGGCGCGCCACCGCGTCGACCAGCAGATCGGCGCCCTTGATGTGCCTGAACTCACCGACATAAGCGAGGTCGGTGGCGTCGTCGGCCATGACGACAGGTTCGAATTCCTCCGGCGTCACGCCGTTGAAGACGCAATGCACCACGCCCTTCGGCTTGCCGACGATGCGCTGATAGGTGTCGCGGGCAAACGCGCTTTCGAACAGGAACAGGTCGGTCGCGTCCATCAGCGCACGCTCGAGCCGCGCGTAAAACTCGCCCTTGAGGGTGTTGAGGGGATAATGCAGCGAGCCGCCATGCGGGGTGTAGATGCGGATGGTGTCGTCGGATCGCCGCCGCATGCGGATGAAAGCGCCGGCCTTGGCGCCGTGGCCATGCATGACGTCGGGCTTGAGCGTGGCGATCAGGCGCCGCAAGCGGAACCAGACCAGCACATCGTCGGGCGACGGTTCGCGGCGGATCGCCATCCGGTGCACGCCGAGCTTCAGCCGCGGTGCGAGCTCGGCAAGGGCCTTGTCGGCGCGCTCACCGCCGGTGAGACTGTCGGCGAGGATGCCGACATGATGGCCACGATCGACCTGGCCGTTGGCGACGTCGAGGATGTGGCGGAAGATGCCGCCGACCGGAGCGCGCACGGCGTGCAGGATGCGAAGCGGCTGGTCGGGAAAGGGGGGCATGATCAAAACCAGCGCTCGACGGCGAATGCTCGAACAATCTGACGAAATATCGAGACGGATTAAGAGGCCTCGTGGTTAACAAACGGTGACGGACGCACCTGCGCGAGCCGCCCGACGCTGCGATTAACCCAGCGGCAACCTTAATGGAGTGTAATCGCCCTGGTTGAGGTAGGTTCGTGGCGTTGCGCCTGCGGGAGTGTTCGATGCGTTTAGCGTTCTGGCGTGCCGGCAAGGACAAGGCGGTGGTCAAGCGGGCTGTCTCGAAGGCAGCAGCCAAGCGGGCTGAACTCGAGTCCAGCATTGAAGCAAAGCCTGCGCCCGTTGCTCCGCGGCCGGCGCCAGTCGAATCCGGCGACATCGACCTGCACGCGCTCGGCGCGGCATTGGCGCGCAAGCGCGGCTGGATCATCGTTCCGACGGTGCTGGCGCTCGTCGCATCCATCGCAATCGTCAATCTCATCACGCCGCGCTACAAGTCTGAATCCCGTATCCTGATCGACGGCCGTGAGAACGTGTTTCTGCGGCCCAATAGCGATCGCGCCGAGGAACGGCAGGCGCTCGACGCCGAAGCCGTCACCAGCCAGGTGCAGCTCGTGCTGTCGCGCGATCTCGCGCGCGAGATCATCAGGAAGAACAAGCTTGCGGAGCGGCCCGAGTTCGATCCGGTGCTGCAAGGCGTTTCGCCGCTGAAGTCTCTTGCGGCGCTGGTCGGCATGGGCCGCGATCCGTTCTCGATGACGCCGGAAGAGCGGGTGCTGGACGCCTATTACGAGCGCCTCCAGGCCTACGCTGTCGACAAGTCACGCGTGATCGTGATCGAATTCCAGTCTGCCGATCCCGATCTCGCCGTGCGCGTCGCCAATTCGATCGCCGACGGCTATCTCGTGCTCCAGCAGGATGCGCGCCAGGACCAGGCCCGAAACGCCAGCCAGTGGTATGCCGGCAGGATCGACGAGCTGCGACGGAATGTCTCCGAGGCCGAAGCGAAGGCCGAGGACTTCCGCTCCAAGTCGAGCCTGTTCGTCGGCACCAACAACACGACGCTATCGAACCAGCAGATGGGCGAGGTCAACACCCAGCTCAACAATGCGCGCGCGCTCAAGGCCGATGCCGAGTCCAAGGCGCGCCTGATCCGCGAGATGATCCAGAGCGGCAAACCGATCGAGATCGTCGGAAATTTTGAACTCGGAATCGATGCGCACGCCTTCGCAGCAGCGCGTGGCGTTGCGGGCCCAGCTGGCCGAGCAATCGTCGACGTTGCTCGGCAACCATCCGCGCATCAAGGAGTTGAAGGCGCAGCTCGCCGACCTCGACACCCAGATCCGCGACGAGGCCGCCAAGCTCGCCCGCACGCTCGAAAACGATGCGCGCGCCGCCAGCGGGCGCGTTCAGGAATTGTCGGCGAGCCTCGAGCAGCTCAAGAAGCAGGCGACGGCCACCAACGGCCAGGACGTGCAGCTCCGTGCCCTCGAGCGTGAGGCCAAGGCGCAGCGCGACCTGCTCGAAACCTATCTCGCGAAGTACCGTGAGGCCAACACCCGCGAGACCATCGACACCGCGCCGACGGATGGCCGCATCATCTCGCGCGCCGTCGTCTCGAACACGCCGGCCTATCCGAAGAAGCTGCCGATCGTGCTGATCGCGACGATCGCGACACTGCTGCTCTCGTCGGGCGTCGTCGTCACCGGAGAGTTGTTGCGCCAGACCGCGCCCCGTGCGGTGGCGGTGTTCACGCCAACGCTCATGCGGGCGTCGGCTCGCCAGGAACAAATCGTCCAACCGGAGGTCGTCGAGCCCTTCGCCGATCCGGTCGTCGATCCGGTCATGGCAGAACCCGCGCCGCTGCAGCCGGAGATGACGGCCGATGCCGATGTCGCCGAATTCGCGGAGATCGAGCATCTGGCCGACAGCCTGCGCGCCGCCGGAGCCATGGCGAAGAAGGTCACGGTGCTCGGCACTGCGAGCGGCGAAGCCATCACGCTGTCGACGCTGACATTGGCCCGGCACCTGGCGCGCGATGCGCGGGTCGTCGTGGTCGATCTCGCCGCGTCCTCGCCGACCATGGCCGCCGTGTCCGTCGATGCCTCGGCACCCGGCCTCGCCGAACTGATGCAGGGCGAGGCGTCGTTCGCGCAGATCATCACCCGGGACAAGCTCTCGCGGCTGCATCTGGTCATGGCAGGCCGCCCCGGCTTCGATCGCAGCCTGTTGCAGTCGCCCCGCGTGACGCTCGCGATCGACGCGCTGCTGCGCGCCTACGACCACGTGCTGCTCGATGCCGGCAGTGCCTCCGACCTTCCTGCGGAGCTCCTGACGGCGAATGCCCGCGCCGTCGTCGTGCCCGACGCGTCGATGGCGCCGGATGCGCGCGCACTGATGTGCGAGCAGCTCAGCGCCGTCGGATTCAATGAAGTGACGATGCTGAACAGACCGGTGCAGCCGTCGGATGCGAGGGACGCGCCGCGCGTCGTGGCGGCGCAGGCGTTTTCTTACCCTCTCCCCCTGTGGGAGAGGGTGGCTCGCCGCGATAGCGGCGAGACGGGTGAGGGGTCTCTCTCCGCGCGTGCCTCTCGCATTTTGACTTGCTGATACAACCCCTCATCCGGCGCTTCGTGCCACCTTCTCCCACAAGGGGAGAAGGTGGGCAGTCGTGCAATGGCGAGAGCTACCCGAACGCTCGCCGCAGCCGCTGCGCCAGGTCGAACAACATCTGGTTCTGTTTCACCAGCCGCTTGCCGTGGCTCAGCGAGGACATCGCCATGGCCGCGAGCTTTCCGCGTGACGTCAGCGGAACGAAACTGTCGAAGATGTCCTGGTCGTCCTTGCAGAACATCCGCTTGTACTCGTCCGAGCCGATGCCGAGGTCGAGCGAGCGGTAGCCGCGCTCGGCGCAGCGGTCGATGATGTAGCGCATCAGGATCAGCCCGGGGCTGTAGCGGGCGTGCTCGGACATCGTGTAGGTGTTGAACATCATCGAGAAGCGCTGGCCGTCGGCGACGCCAGCGAAGATTGCGATCACCTCGTCGTCGCATTCGAGCGCGTGGATGTCGATGACGCGGCCGTCGCCGCGTGGTGCAAGGCAGGCGCTGCGGACGAATTGCTCGACGCCGGGCTCTGCGAAGACGTTGGGCAGCTTCTGTTCGGCCATCCGAGCCGGCTTGATACGGAAGAACCAGTCGAGCAGGCGGGTGATGTCCGCATCGGTGGTCGCCAAATGATAGCGATAGCCGGCGAGCGCCTGGAGCTTCTTCTCCTTGCTCTTGAGGCGGCGGCGGAAGGAGTTGCTGATCCGCGATGCCGGCGGACCGCCCGGTTCCATCGTGAGCAGCGGGCAGCCGTTGATCGCGCTTTGGCGTGGCAAATGCGCGAACGGGTTCTGCTGGTCGTTCCAGTGCAGCGGCTGCTGCGTCAGTGCGAGCACGTCGGCATGTTCGTTGAGCGGCGCAAGCAGCGCGTCGAGATCACCGCTGGCGACCTGCGCTGCAAATTCGGCGTTCCACAAGCCCATGTTGAAGGTCGTATGCTTGCCGCCCATGAAGCAGGCGGTGCGCACGCCGTGGCTTTGGCGCAGCGAGAGCGGCAGCAGCAGCAGCGGCCGATGCTCGGAGTCGCGG from Bradyrhizobium lupini harbors:
- a CDS encoding GNAT family N-acetyltransferase, whose translation is MTMAAAMQSRTAELPAQSKAGRIAHVDIVTDLGAAEAVWRAFEQPGHLFTPYQRFDLLSPWQRLVGEQERARPFIVIARDSEHRPLLLLPLSLRQSHGVRTACFMGGKHTTFNMGLWNAEFAAQVASGDLDALLAPLNEHADVLALTQQPLHWNDQQNPFAHLPRQSAINGCPLLTMEPGGPPASRISNSFRRRLKSKEKKLQALAGYRYHLATTDADITRLLDWFFRIKPARMAEQKLPNVFAEPGVEQFVRSACLAPRGDGRVIDIHALECDDEVIAIFAGVADGQRFSMMFNTYTMSEHARYSPGLILMRYIIDRCAERGYRSLDLGIGSDEYKRMFCKDDQDIFDSFVPLTSRGKLAAMAMSSLSHGKRLVKQNQMLFDLAQRLRRAFG
- a CDS encoding glycosyltransferase family 4 protein, whose protein sequence is MPPFPDQPLRILHAVRAPVGGIFRHILDVANGQVDRGHHVGILADSLTGGERADKALAELAPRLKLGVHRMAIRREPSPDDVLVWFRLRRLIATLKPDVMHGHGAKAGAFIRMRRRSDDTIRIYTPHGGSLHYPLNTLKGEFYARLERALMDATDLFLFESAFARDTYQRIVGKPKGVVHCVFNGVTPEEFEPVVMADDATDLAYVGEFRHIKGADLLVDAVARLHEGGKKVTLTLGGDGEETAALKAQVERLGLSSAIRFIGHVKARYGFSKGRLLVVPSRGDSMPYVVIEAGAAGIPMIASKIGGIPEIFGAENPALFAPSNAEAMAEAIAAALDNPLGTAQRALSLRERISAHFSQQAMVEGVLAGYRDAFTNH